The Opisthocomus hoazin isolate bOpiHoa1 chromosome 25, bOpiHoa1.hap1, whole genome shotgun sequence genome contains the following window.
GAGGAGCAGACGCTCTGCGGGACACCGCGCCAGCGGCGGGGCGACGTTCTCCGCGCATCCCCGAGGAGATGGCACCGGTACGGCCCCGCGCGCGGGCAGCGGGTCGGTGCGGAAGCCACGCCGGTGGTTTCCACCTCCTGGAGAACAGGACCTGAAATTAtgacattgggggggggggggggggggagaaaaacgaAGGGCAGGGGGAGGAACGAGCGAGCAGCGGGCTGGGAGGCGGCAGCGCCCACCCACCTGCCGGTGCCCCGGCTGCGGGACCGCCGCGCAgagccagcccccacccccgccacgGCCACCGGGGATGCTCCCGGCACCGGGGCTCGGCCAcagccgggcggggggaggcagccccgggggcggcggcccTTCCTGcggccggaggggcccggcagcaTCAGCGGGAGCGGACAAAAGGGGCCCAAAGCCTCCCGAGGGAGAGCGGGAGGGCCCTCGCCGCCCCCGGGCCCGCAGCGCGGCCAtcccggggcaggggggaccTCGCCGGCGGAGGGACCCTGGCCCGCGCCGCCCCTGCTCCCGGTGCCACCGGACGTGGGGGCttcgggaggggaggggggccgCGGCTGGGAGCGGCAAAGGCGGGGATGGGAGGGGCGGTGAAGGGATCCGGAGCACGGGGCGGCGGGGACACGGGGGTCGCCATGGCAACGGGGCGGCGGCGGCTTAccggagccccccgggagggGAACGGCGAGGAGCTGAAGGCGACGGCGGGGTCCCGGCGCCGCCGAACCAGGCGAAGCGACTGCGGAGAGGCGGGGCGGAGCTGGCGGGGGGGACGGGACCGGGGCGACCGGAGCCCCCGCGCCGCTACCGCCGCCCCCCGCACCGACCGCGACCCGGACGGGACGGGCACCCCAGGGACCGCTACGGCAGCGCGCATGCGCCACCATCCTCCCGGGCCCGCCCtctgcccgcggggccgggccgccgcgccccgccctcTCCCGCCAGCGGCGCACGCGCGTGGAGGCTCCGCGCCCGCCCGAGGGGCCCGGGAGGGGCGGTGTGCGCCAGCGCGCATGCGCGGTGTGCGCCGGGCGCGGGGAGAGAGGGCATCCCCGGGGGTGCTGGCGGGGGCCCGGCGGTGCCGGCCGCGCTGTTGTTTCCCGTCAGGCCTTTCCTCCGGTGGGCCCAGACGGAGGTAGCGGCCCTTCAGCCTGCCTGCGGCCTTCCCGGAGGCCCGGGAGCCCtgtcctcctgccttcctccctccccacaaTGGCGCCGTGGCCTGCAGCCTCGCAGCCCCGGGGGCTGGTTTGTCCCCGTCCTCTCAGGGGTGACACGCGTTGGGTCACCCGGTGGTGAGCAGAGGGGTGGGGTGGACCTAGGGACAGGTGCCACCAGTGGTGCCTTCCACCTCCCAGAGTCCGGCCCCAGGGGAAGCCGCGCCTGCAAGGGCAGACGGACTGGCCACAGCCACTCCCGAGGGGTTCGAGCTCTCCGCAGCCAGGTCCCCCGGTTCTGGCAGAGCCCAGCGGTGGTGCGGGCAGGAAGGGCTCCCACCTCCCGGCTCAGCAAACTCCTCGTCTCGGCAGCGCAACCCGTGGGCATCTCAGCCATCCTGGCTCTTCAGGAGCTGCTGAAACGGCCTGGTTGAGTGATTGGCCTTGGGAAtccagtggggagcccagaggggTGGCGTGGTTAAAGAAACACCACTCCGTACTCATCCCGAAGGTGCGGAGATACGAGCAAAAGaagattttgcttcattttatttacatttctacAAAAAAGCGAGGGGATTTCAGAGGGTGGAAAGGTTTTTATTATTGACAACATCAAGGAGTTCTTGGGCTTCATCTCACTGAAAAACACCTTGTGCACATGCAGCTGATGTCTCAGCAACAGAGGAATGTCAGGATCTCAGACAGCACATCTAGTCCCTACACGACAGAAATGCTGATGTATTCATAACACACGACAGGTTTCTGAAAGAGTGATGTTGCAATGAAACTGGCCCTTGTTTTCTTAGACAGAGCCAGTCAGGTTGCTATTAAAGGTGAACAGCAAAATCATCTGCTGCCTCTCTCGGGAAACACAGATCCTTTCATGACGTTGAGTTTTCTGCCGAGAAAACTTTATGCACTGTGGGAGCTCTTGGAGATGATTTCACATCATCTATGCGTGATGAATGTCTACAGATCACTGCCAGATTCTGCCTCTGTGGCCTGGCAAAAGTCTGCCACGCTGAAAGAAAACCTGAGAGGCTTAAACTACTCTACGTGctgaagaagcaggaaaaaacaaacctatGGACCTTAAGTGTGACAGAAGTCgttactgctgcagagcagggcagaacTGCAGGCAGGTGTGAAATACAATCAGTATGAGGAGGTAACTGCTTCTTCAGGAGTCAAAATATTAGAATGCAAGGGAGCCTGTGAATATGCAGATTAAAGAACCAAACTTCCTGCTATGTGTGGGCAACAAGAGCTACAAAGGGTTGCCACAGCCCTAAGACATCAGGAACAGGCAGGGAGGGCCCTGCCTGGAAAGAGAGATTCTGGCCTGTGACAAATGACCCCATCTGACACCCACAGTACTCAGCCTGCCTGCTGGGGAGAGAACCTGCGTCCTTACAAGGGTCTCTCTTCAACATCTAGGAGTAGTTAATGGAACAAATGgacactgtttttcttttgctgttcacCTTTGCGCTAGAGCTTTTCCTTGCGACATCACACGTCTAAAGCAACGGACGGACTGAGCTGGACTGAGGCTAGCGGGGAAAGTTCTGTGGCTGGGTGCTGGGATTCCtcttgctgcccagctctttgaTTTGAAGAAGGTCGAAAAGGTCTTGTGGGTTCCAGTTACCCTTTGGGGTCTTCACATACTGCAGCAAATCCAGCTGCTTTAACGGGGGGAAGCCCTGTTTTTTTCCATCAGTTCCATCAGCTGCTTCATCAGGCCTGAAGTCTCGTCTCTGCTGATGCTGTCGTAGAGATCTGAGGAATCTTGGCTCTTCTGCGAATCCCACATGGCGTTCGAAAGCGAAAtatccctgctgctggctgtgtgCACGCTACCGAGGGCATTGTGGAGCCACATCAGGCGCTTCAGCCCTTGAAACGCCCTCGCTTTGTCATGCATGAGCTGATGCTCCGTCACTGCTCTTCTGCTGCAACGGGAAGAAAGAGGTAGTTAGGAGACAGCACAGCCGGATCTGAGCTCCTGTTTCAGACGTGTTTGATCTGCCGCCATCAATCTGGGATGCTTCTCTAAGCTGAGGAAGGAGCACTGGTGATGTCCCCACACCATGTAGCCGAGGCCAGTAGTGCTGGTGCCCCAGCCAGCCTGAGCCTCGCGAAGCCCACAGCGGGAGCGCTCCCACGCAAGCTGGCTTGGGCAGCCGGTGATGCAGCCAGTTCCTGACGGTGGGAAGCTGAAACACCGTGCCATTCCCCGGAGGTACACCTTGAACcaccttttcaaaaaaaaaaagtttgtcacTGTTTCTCCAGTTGGGGAGACAGCTGGGGAGACGGTGACAAAATGACCTTAACAGGATTAAAGGGCTCTTAGAGATATTTGGTCTTTCCCAAATTTGGGTTCTTTTCAGAGGTTTACATACCGGAATAAAATTCCCTTTTCATGACCTTCGTGTTTTAGGATTAttgggtttgtttctttccttgcagAGCTGTAAGTCAGGAGCAAGTAAACTGAAGTCAGTGGTGTCcgtgaaatgaaaacaaaaccttatTTTCTTCAGATATACCAAAAATGTTGAGCCAAATATGACTGGGGAGAGCTGGCTAACTCTGGGATGCAAGCATTTCTGGATTTCAGGCTGTTTAGATAACAGGTAACTACAGCTACGGGCTCCCGCTGCAGGGGAACCTAAATATGGAATTGCAGTATGTGCCATTTCCATGGCTTGCGTGGAACATCCTGGCATGGTTTGCTGCTCAGTGGTTAAAAGCATCAGCTGAAATGGGGTATACATTACGCATCTAAAAATGCAATTGGTCTAATTTTATACTGCATAGAGGGCGATGTAAAATGTTGTCGTATCAAATGTGTAGAATTTTCTTTCCACCATGCCCTGGAGTAAATGACAGCGTGGAGAATACAGTCCATTAAATCAAAGCCATCAGTCTTCTAATGATACTAAGTAAAAGGATGATATTGCTTACTTTTCAGTGTCTTGACACGTAGcaaaacgggaaaaaaaaagaattgccaGAAACGTAACCATCTGCAGAGATCTCGGGGGCAGGAACatgttctctcttctttgaatctgCTCCACGGGACAAGAAGCTGACTACgatcaaaaatcttttttttctctgttctttctttcacCTGACAAAATGAATTTCAGCCGTTAAGCACTGGTAGCAGTGACGCATTGTACTGTGGTGCATCAATCCCAGGACCTCCCAGAACATCAGACATGTGGATTTGTACCTTACACCAGTAGAAGATTAATAGATTTCATCGTATGTTTCTACATTTCCTTGCTAAGAGTCCTAAATCTCCTTTTCCACTATTTCCTTTCAATATACTGCTTCCCACTCTTGTGCATTTGCAAGCACAGGAGATTATTTCTTTTAGAACTGGTGAGAGACCTTCCTGATAAAAAACTTAGAAGAAATGTAACAAAAAGATCAGGATCGCTGCCTGAGAAATCTgtcacaaaactcaaaaagggttTAAGACTGGAGCATGCAGATCAAGTTCAAAGGTGTACACAGCCGTGGGATTTGGACCTTTAATACTACAGCCTTTCCCACGAGCCATACAAGTGCTGACATCCAAATCTGCCACTGCACCAGGATTATATTAGACTGATACTGGATttcctttctgtaaaaaaatgGATTTCTGGCTTAAGGAAttgaaaactagaaaatacaaGTGTGCAGTGATTATTTTCATCTGAGTTactactgcattcagctctgtaTCTGCTCCTGGCGTTTGTACACCTCTATCTACCCATCCTTTCAACCCTGCCGCTCCTTTATCACCAGATCTATCTttaaaatttctgcattttttacaCTAATGGCTGTACCCTGCTTTTAGAATTGGCTCCAGCCTGTCCCTTTGGTTATTTACTAGCAAATCCTGTATTAATTGTTACATTAAAACCTAGATGGACAACAAAACAACAGTTGTAGCATTTAAATTGTTAGATGAGACTAGTAAAGGTATGCTCCTATATAATGAGGCCactaatttttttcagaattaatttatttttgtgcagaagCAGCACCTCCTCAAATGACTTCTTTATGCTAATTTGAATATTAAATTGTCAATGACTGGATAGAAAAGCAAATTATATCATATGATATCATTTGATATATCATATGTCATATATCATATCAAATTATATCATATCATTGTAAAAATTAAGCTTGTTCTTAATCCACTAATTTGTGAGTAATTTCCTTGGACAATATGTTCCAATTAAACTAGACATGAAAGAACAAATAggtatatttctgtatttatacagaaattaaaatgtctGTATTAAATACAGACATAtagacataaatatatatatagatatatgtgtATTAACATGGTGTATGATCTTTTAGGTTATGCTAATGTAGAACTCCGCTCATATATAATGGCTAAGCTATACTTTCCTATTGTGATCAACAGTAAACTATGTATTAATTAAAAAGCATCTTCCAGTTACAAAAGTAACATTCTCTACTTACTGATGGTCTTGCAGAGATCACGGTGCAGTTCTGATCTGCACAGATGTGTCTCCTTGCCAGGCGTGGCGTGACGTTCCAGTTGCAATGACAACGAGTGCCTGTCACCTTCTTTTATACCTGCCCAGAAGCCACAGAAATAATAGAAATGATCTCTACAGCACTTTGTGACTAAGACCTTTCCTCTCGTGTCAGTGAAATGAGACAGCTCCCCATTTCCAGTGATAACAAATCTTGGATTCTAAAATGTTCTCTTCAGCTATGACTAAGGAAAAGATCACAAATTTGTGGACAGTTTCTTACTTAATTGCTGTCTCTCCTGTTTTGCGAGAACTTTTTATTCTAACACAGCGTTCCTGTGCCCCAAGATGATGCAAAAGCGATATTCAAACCTGTTGTTCCAGGACTgatcaggaaaaatgtctctgGTATGCAAAAGAGATCTCCCTCCTTTGCTCTCCTCGTGGATCCACGTATCGGACACTAATGTTGCGTAGGAGGAATCGAAATCAACAATACTGATGAACTCTGTAATGCCAATAGTCAGACAATTAGCAAAATGGGACAGTTACTTGCAAAGAATCTGAGGAACTGGTAAATAAGATCCCACTGGAATTTAATGTTCAGtacaaatttcatttaaatacatTGTTTGTACAGTAAacatatttgttttaaatcttggAAACTGGGGAGATACGGAGAAGACTTACCAACTGACTAAACAATAAAAAATCCAGGTAGTAGCTCAGGCAAAAAGCCAAATTCTGATATGCTTTGAAACCCTACAAGTTGATGCCGTTCCAGGTTTGAGACTCATTTTATGATCTCTAACCAGGTAATTTCAATAGAATTTGGATACTCAGGATGTGGCTGGACCATTAGACTGAAACACCAGTCTATTGAAGAGGACCAATTCCTATTTCTTAAAGTGAAAGGAAGTGAACGTGTTTGTCAGCTCTGAGGAACAATTTCCTGGAAAGATTGAAAAGATCTGTCAGAAGCTACTGATTCCTTTCACATAGGCACAGCCATACGTTCCCATTAAACCCAGAATCAGGTGAATGCAAACCAATTGTCCGAACGGAGACAGGCCCTGTGAGCAGTGCGCGCACGACCTCATCTATTCGCCCAGCTTCTATGGACATCAAATTGCTTTTTATTATATCCCTCATGACAGCGTATTTTGAGCCCTGCTATGTCAGAGCTATCAAATAAGCGTTCCTGCTTTCATTACGCGAGTCCCAATTGTTAAGGAGAGTGTCACTCATTAAAGACAACAAAGTGTATCACCAATTAAAGATGACATTTGTTAAATGGTGGTGAAACAGGGGTCTGCGTCGCATCTTagtttccagggtagcacttacGCTGCAGTTACACTGAACTGTCTACCTGTGAAAACAAGGTTTCTTAGTTACGTCTTCGAGGACTAATAAGCATTGGCCAAAGACGTGTCCAAAACATCTGGTCTAATTCATGCTTGAACTTTTCGAGTCTTCGTTATATAATGGGTTTGCATTGAGTGCGGTTACCGGCATCTCCACCGAAGACCCAACACCACATTAATTTGAGTGACTGCCAGCAGGCCAGAGACACCGGCATGGGGTCAGTCAATGGGCACTTGAAGCATTCTGTAATGGCCAGACTGCAGCGCCATGGCTACGCGCTTCCGCTGGATACTGCTTTCCACCCAAGGACTTAGAAGAAGTCAAAACAACCCTGGACGTGACTTTGTGACATCTCCCTGAGAGGTGTATGTGAGGACGGGCTGCACTGAAGTTATGATATGTCTTGGGGAAGCATCCAGCACAAAGACTTACTGGCACTAACAGCACAGTAGGGAAGAGATGCTTGCAGTGACTGATTTCCATGGTTTGCAATATTTCTAAAGGAAATACAAATGGGTTGATTGCACAGCTTATACCACAGCCACACACATAGTAGTTAATATTTCTGACTGTGATGGGAACGTTGCTAATTTGACAAGGAGAAATTGTAGGAGCAGCACTACTAGATGGTGGGTTTAGCTGGTATAGATTGATCTCTGCAAGAGCCCTGAACAGTGTAGAGCAGACTAAGAGCCCATTTTGCCAGGGGAGTAACCTGCAAACCCACCTGACTGGAATTTAGTTACCTCGGGGGCCTCCCTCCAAGCACACTTGGAGCCATCAAAGGTTTCAGCCTTGGCTTCAGAGCTTTGCTCCCACCCTCCGGCTTCTCCTGGGTGTAAGGCTTGACTTCGCATTGGAGGGTGCCTTTGCTGTGCAATCACCTTTTTCAGTGGGAGCCTTTGAGCGAGGAGGGCTGTGCAAATTACGGTTTCCCAGTGAGtgattcttttgttttgcttgccAGTCCTCTCCCCAGGGAGCCaggtgggggaggaagggaatATGGCTTGCTGCAGAGCACGGAAGAGAAAGCCTGGGGGCCCAgctggggggggaagaaggaaTGGGGGGAGGgaacagcaagcaaagcaaaTGTGGAAATAGCCTCGTTAGGGCAAGGGGGATCCTCTTGCCTGGGATTCGGAAACTTAATTAGACAAAGGCTGTGCTGCATCAAAGGGATCCTCTTTCTGTAGGGACATGGGGAGACCTGATGAATTTTTTTCCATGTGCTCTTCTCTGTTGTTCACCAGTAGCAGGAGTGTGGGCTTCAGAAGGCTTCGTGCTTCTCTGATGTAAAAATCTACTGTGgctttttggatttgtttttttttcccctcccctaaCTGCTCTTAGCCTAACAGGCTAAAATTCATATGAGCTGTTCAGCGCGGTGCGTGGAAAGAAAGACACCGCCCTGTTGAGAGGAAACTGTTTGACCACATTTGGATGGTAAATATAGTTCCCCTGCGCTGCTGGTGAAGCAGCTGCTAATGAATGGCTGCTCTCCCTTCCTGGCCTCCCTAATTGAGAGACCCGGAGGAAATGACACCTCGCAGCAAAGCCGGAGGCCACCGAGAGTTTTGCACCACCACACCCGCATCATCTCTGGGCACTACGGGGGCTTCACCAGCCCTCTGCCCCTGGGAGGaaggagccagcagcagcatcgCCTCGGTCACCATTTAAAGGAGATGAAATTCGCCTCCTGGGGAGAGCAGGCTCCAGGTTTTCCCCTCGGTTTGGGTGCTTACAGCTCTTCTGTGTCCCCTTCTTATTGCTGGGGGCAGAGCCTTGAGCAATCCAGAGAGGCGTAAGCAGTCACGTTTGTGGGTtaggctccagggccagcgtctGGACTGTGTGCGCAGTGTAAATCCTGGCCCCTAATCCACTATGTACTGCATCATACCAGAGAGAACTCCCATCTTCCAGGGGATTAAAACTGAAGTTGAACAGCAGTGAGTCAGGCTCActgttttaattttccattttaagCCAGATTTACAGAAGTGCCTGAGAGTCACAGCTCTGTCTGAACACAGTAGCAACGCTAAGTGTATCGTCCTGCAAAACCTGCCCTGCAGCCAAGCCTGGGGCTGACTTTTTCTTAGTCCTCCCCCAAATAGTCTCCAGATGGAATATTTTCTGTGTGCAAAACAAATTCACATGAAGCTGAGACAAAGCCTCCAGTCCCTTGCGCTGCTTCTGTAACACCCACTGGGCTCTCTGAGCTTATCCCTGGTTCGACAGCGTGGCAATACGCCTGGGGAATTCTGCGGAGAACCTCAACTaagcaaaaacaaaataaaaggcgAGGTATCTCCCAGTGCTGTGGGGCCTGCCACCCCTGGACAGGAGCCCTCTGGGATGTGCCCCGGCAAGGGGAGAACACTGCTGTTGGGTGCCCGGACCTTGGTTTGGCTGAGCCGGGGAGGAGGTGGGCAGGACAGTGCTGAGTCAAGGGCTGTGGTTCTGGGGTAGCCCTGAGTCCTGCTGCGAAGCTGGGGAGCCCTGAGGTGACCTGGGAATCAGCGATCTCGTCCCCAGACTGGACGGCTTTACGCTAGAGGGGGTGCCCCATTGCTAATGTCTGTAGGACCAAGAAGGTGTTTCTTAAAGGGCCAAATTAGCCAAGAGCTGGTCTGCATTTCTTATTTCTTCATAGTGACAGCAAATGGAGTACGGGCCCTGAGGGAAAGCGGTGTGCCTGTCTGCCACCATGGGTCACGGGGCTCCCAGCAAGGGGCTGGGGTTGTAATCAACACCCGGCCCTCCAATGTAGAAGATGCAGAAGGAGGTGGGATCCCAGCAATGTCAGAAGGCTCGCACCTGGAAAGATGGCGATGAAGGTTGAGGAACTAAGAGCCTCCAAGTGACACGTCATTCAAGTAAGTGGACTTCTTGCTAACTCATCCCTGAGTGCTTCAGCCCTGGACATGCTGTGCCCCTGCACTGGGTGCTGTGCCGTAGTTTAGGTCCATGATGTATGAATTAGAGTCTGTTGTTTCACTCTCCCTTCACTTGAAGTCTGAGACACAGTTAAAAGCTTTCACAgtgtaaaaatatatacattgTAAAAGTGAGGGAATAAGGGACAAGGACCTGTACCCTGTAAACAGAAGAGCAGTCGTGGTGGGAATACAGTTACACAAGCTGGT
Protein-coding sequences here:
- the LOC142364139 gene encoding LOW QUALITY PROTEIN: parathyroid hormone 4-like (The sequence of the model RefSeq protein was modified relative to this genomic sequence to represent the inferred CDS: inserted 1 base in 1 codon), whose product is MFLPPRSLQMVTFLAILFFSRFATCQDTENRRAVTEHQLMHDKARAFQGLKRLMWLHNALGSVHTASSRDISLSNAMWDSQKSQDSSDLYDSISRDETSGLMKQLMELMEXKQGFPPLKQLDLLQYVKTPKGNWNPQDLFDLLQIKELGSKRNPSTQPQNFPR